CCACGGGAGTGGACGGATTCACCAACGTCGCCGCCTGGTGGACCGAGCCGATCGTGTTCCAGAAGGTCGTGCTCTACACCATGCTGTACGAGGTCATCGGCCTCGGCTGCGGGTTCGGTCCTCTCAACAACCGGTTCTTCCCGCCCATGGGGTCCATCCTGTACTGGTTGCGGCCCAACACCATTCGGCTGCCGCCGTGGCCCGACCGGATTCCGCTGACCAAGGGTGACTCGCGTACACCCGTCGACGTTGTGCTCTACGCTGCGCTGCTGGTGGTGCTGGTCGTCGCGCTGTTCTCCGACGGCACCGGACCGATGCCGTCGCTCGGCACCTCGATCGGTGTGCTACCGATGTGGCAGATCTGGACCATCCTCGGTTTGCTCGCGGTCATTGGTCTGCGCGACAAGGTGATCTTCCTGGCCGCCCGCGGCGAGGTGTACGGGTCCTTCACGGTGGCGTTCCTGTTCGCGGGGTACGGGGTCGACATGATCATCGCCGCCAAGCTGGTGTGTGTGGTGATCTGGATAGGTGCCGCCACGTCGAAGCTCAACAAGCACTTCCCATTCGTGATCTCGACGATGATGTCGAACAACCCACTGATCCGCACCAAGTGGCTGAAGCGGCGGTTCTTCGAGAAGTTCCCCGACGATCTGCGCCCTGGCCGGTTGTCGCGATTCATCGCCCATTTCAGCACCGCCGTCGAGATGCTGGTCCCGTTGGCGCTGTTGTTCTCACACGGCGGCTGGCCCACCTACATCGCCGCATTCATCATGCTGTGCTTCCACTTCGGCATCCTCTCGGCTATTCCCATGGGAGTGCCGCTCGAGTGGAACGTCTTCATGATGTTCTGCGTGGTAACGCTTTTCGTCGGCCACGCATCGGTCGGCCTCGGTAATCTGACCACGCCGCTGCCCATCCTGCTGCTTGCTGTGCTGGTCACCATCGTGGTGCTCGGCAACCTGTTCCCACGCAAGATCTCGTTCCTGCCGGGTATGCGGTACTACGCGGGCAACTGGGACACCACGTGGTGGTGCATCAAGCCGTCGGGCAACGAGAAGATCGAGCGCGGACTGGTCGCGATCGCGAGCATGCCCGCCTCCCAGCTCGAGAAGGTCTACGGCAGCCCGGAGCAGGCGATGATCTACCTGTACAAGGGATATGCGTTCCGCGGCTTCAATTCTCACGGCAAGGCACTGCTGACGTTGGTGCACAACGCGCTGGCCGGACTCAACGAGGACGACTACGTGATCACCGAAGGTGAGCGGCTGTGCAGCACCGCGGTCGGCTGGAATTTCGGCGACGGCCACATGCACAACGAGCAGCTGATCGCCGCGATGCAGAAGCGGTGCCACTTTGAACCCGGCGAAGTGCGCGTCATTCTCCTCGACGCGCAGCCGTTCCACCGGCAGCGGCAGGAGTACCGGTTGGTCGATGCGGCGACGGGGGAGTTCGAACGTGGCTACGTGACCGTCTCCGACAT
The nucleotide sequence above comes from Mycolicibacterium moriokaense. Encoded proteins:
- a CDS encoding DUF3556 domain-containing protein, which produces MGFLKPDMPVVDFDEWRKGSRSEKIRPMALHWAEVGFGTPVVMHLFYVVKILLYILGGWLFALATTGVDGFTNVAAWWTEPIVFQKVVLYTMLYEVIGLGCGFGPLNNRFFPPMGSILYWLRPNTIRLPPWPDRIPLTKGDSRTPVDVVLYAALLVVLVVALFSDGTGPMPSLGTSIGVLPMWQIWTILGLLAVIGLRDKVIFLAARGEVYGSFTVAFLFAGYGVDMIIAAKLVCVVIWIGAATSKLNKHFPFVISTMMSNNPLIRTKWLKRRFFEKFPDDLRPGRLSRFIAHFSTAVEMLVPLALLFSHGGWPTYIAAFIMLCFHFGILSAIPMGVPLEWNVFMMFCVVTLFVGHASVGLGNLTTPLPILLLAVLVTIVVLGNLFPRKISFLPGMRYYAGNWDTTWWCIKPSGNEKIERGLVAIASMPASQLEKVYGSPEQAMIYLYKGYAFRGFNSHGKALLTLVHNALAGLNEDDYVITEGERLCSTAVGWNFGDGHMHNEQLIAAMQKRCHFEPGEVRVILLDAQPFHRQRQEYRLVDAATGEFERGYVTVSDMVTGQPWSDDIPVHVTWSASTTSR